From a region of the Candidatus Omnitrophota bacterium genome:
- the rpsM gene encoding 30S ribosomal protein S13, which translates to MPRILGVDIPKEKPIEVSLMSLYGVGRPLARKVVAITGIDPTKRAKDLTDEEISKLAQAVSAQGKMEGDLRREVAAHIKRLIDIGSYRGTRHKKGLPVRGQRTRTNARSRKGPRPRVGVRKKARVTAPSTARAAT; encoded by the coding sequence ATGCCAAGAATACTTGGGGTCGATATTCCGAAGGAAAAGCCGATTGAGGTGTCGCTGATGTCATTGTACGGCGTCGGGCGCCCGCTGGCTCGCAAGGTGGTGGCGATCACCGGCATTGATCCGACGAAGCGCGCCAAGGATTTGACGGATGAGGAGATCTCAAAGCTGGCCCAAGCGGTGTCCGCCCAAGGCAAGATGGAAGGTGATCTGCGCCGCGAGGTAGCGGCCCACATCAAGCGCTTGATTGATATCGGCTCGTATCGCGGCACGCGGCATAAGAAGGGTTTGCCGGTGCGCGGCCAACGGACGCGCACCAATGCGCGCTCCCGTAAAGGCCCGCGACCGCGCGTCGGCGTTCGAAAGAAAGCCCGGGTGACGGCTCCATCGACCGCGCGGGCCGCAACGTGA